One genomic segment of Terriglobia bacterium includes these proteins:
- a CDS encoding Gfo/Idh/MocA family oxidoreductase yields the protein MSAITTIQAIIALPSGPGSEKINVLANQSAIRVAAVGVGSFGRNHARVYHDLQQQGQPVVLVGVVDSNRATAESVAAQFGCKAFAAVEELAGKVDAASVAVPTVHHLSVAKALMQAGIDVLIEKPLASTLAEADELLRVAAANRRVAQVGHLERFNPAVRATVPLLTKPMFFEVHRLSVFTPRSLDVDVVLDLMIHDIDVVLSFVKSPVTEIRAVGLPVVSGKVDIANVRMEFENGCVANFTASRISTERVRKLRFFQPREYVSVDYGRQDVLQFRVSNEERFSLDQLMGMSGESSGVPIPGVTVNKPAVQQEEPLRTEIKSFLDAVRNRSTPVVSLEDGRRALAVVLDILAHIQEHSRRAGIHSL from the coding sequence ATGTCGGCGATTACAACGATCCAAGCAATCATAGCTTTACCGTCCGGCCCCGGCTCTGAGAAAATCAACGTCTTGGCTAACCAAAGTGCAATCCGTGTAGCCGCCGTTGGTGTGGGCTCGTTTGGACGCAACCACGCCCGCGTGTATCACGATCTCCAGCAGCAAGGCCAGCCGGTCGTGCTGGTCGGCGTTGTGGACTCCAACCGCGCCACCGCGGAATCCGTGGCCGCGCAGTTCGGTTGCAAAGCGTTTGCCGCGGTCGAAGAGTTGGCGGGCAAAGTGGACGCCGCCTCCGTCGCCGTGCCCACGGTCCATCATCTCAGCGTGGCCAAGGCGCTGATGCAGGCAGGCATTGACGTCCTGATCGAAAAGCCCCTGGCCTCCACTCTCGCAGAAGCCGACGAGTTGCTCCGCGTGGCGGCGGCCAACCGGCGCGTGGCGCAAGTCGGGCACCTGGAGCGATTCAATCCGGCGGTGCGCGCCACGGTGCCGCTGCTGACCAAGCCCATGTTCTTTGAGGTCCACCGGCTCAGCGTCTTCACCCCGCGAAGCTTGGACGTGGACGTGGTCCTGGACCTGATGATCCACGATATTGACGTGGTGCTTTCCTTCGTCAAATCGCCGGTCACCGAGATTCGCGCCGTGGGCTTGCCGGTGGTGAGCGGCAAAGTGGACATCGCCAACGTGCGCATGGAATTTGAAAACGGCTGCGTGGCCAACTTCACCGCCAGCCGCATCAGCACGGAGCGCGTCCGCAAGCTGCGTTTTTTTCAGCCGCGCGAGTACGTCTCCGTGGATTACGGCCGGCAGGACGTGCTGCAGTTCCGTGTGAGCAACGAAGAAAGATTCTCCCTCGACCAACTCATGGGCATGTCTGGCGAATCGTCCGGCGTGCCCATTCCCGGCGTTACCGTGAACAAGCCCGCAGTGCAGCAGGAAGAACCGCTGCGGACGGAGATCAAGTCGTTCCTGGACGCGGTGCGCAACCGCAGCACCCCGGTGGTGTCGCTGGAAGACGGCCGTCGCGCGCTGGCCGTGGTCCTGGACATCCTGGCCCACATTCAGGAGCACAGCCGCCGGGCGGGAATCCACTCCTTGTAA
- the miaA gene encoding tRNA (adenosine(37)-N6)-dimethylallyltransferase MiaA, whose protein sequence is MSLIVPTPLLVVILGPTASGKTSLSLHLAERLHGEIISCDSVAVYREFEIGTAKPSLEDRRRVPHHLIDVAAPTELVTAGDYSRLARQAIREIRVRGHQPIVVGGTGLYLRALLEGLFSGPPRSEELRTRLRQRVEERGAEYLHRVLRRLDSKAADSIHANDVPKVIRAVEVSLSARRPMTDLWQQGRDPLPGFRILRLGLQPDRAELYRRINDRAAEMFRHGLVEETRTLLARYGQAARPLHSLGYKQAAQFLAGEISLQQAITGAQQGHRNYAKRQMTWFRREPGVHWLEGFGSDRQLQQQCMELVQQKLLNP, encoded by the coding sequence ATGAGCTTGATTGTCCCCACGCCGCTCCTGGTGGTCATTCTCGGTCCCACAGCCAGCGGCAAAACTTCGTTGTCGCTCCATCTGGCTGAGCGTCTCCACGGCGAGATCATCAGTTGCGACTCTGTCGCCGTCTATCGCGAATTTGAGATCGGCACAGCCAAGCCTTCATTGGAAGACCGCCGGCGCGTTCCTCATCATCTGATTGATGTTGCCGCGCCCACCGAGCTGGTCACCGCCGGCGACTACTCGCGTCTGGCGCGCCAGGCCATCCGCGAAATTCGCGTTCGCGGTCATCAGCCGATTGTCGTCGGCGGCACCGGGCTTTATCTGCGGGCTCTGCTGGAAGGCCTGTTCTCCGGCCCGCCGCGATCGGAAGAGTTGCGCACACGTCTGCGCCAGCGCGTGGAGGAACGTGGCGCGGAATATTTGCACCGCGTGCTGCGCCGCCTGGACTCGAAAGCCGCGGACTCGATCCACGCCAACGATGTTCCTAAAGTCATCCGCGCCGTGGAAGTTTCTCTCAGCGCGCGCCGCCCCATGACGGACTTGTGGCAGCAAGGCCGCGACCCGCTGCCCGGCTTTCGCATTCTTCGCCTGGGACTCCAGCCCGATCGCGCCGAGCTCTACCGGCGCATCAATGATCGCGCCGCGGAGATGTTCCGCCACGGCCTGGTCGAAGAGACCCGCACGCTGCTGGCGCGCTACGGGCAAGCGGCGCGTCCGCTGCATTCTCTGGGCTACAAACAGGCGGCGCAATTCTTGGCGGGAGAAATTTCATTGCAGCAGGCCATCACCGGCGCGCAACAGGGCCATCGCAATTACGCCAAGCGGCAGATGACCTGGTTCCGCCGCGAGCCCGGCGTCCACTGGCTGGAAGGCTTTGGCTCTGATCGGCAGCTGCAGCAGCAATGCATGGAACTGGTCCAGCAAAAGCTTCTGAATCCTTGA
- the mltG gene encoding endolytic transglycosylase MltG: protein MFKFLFRVVVILVIVAAALLAYGLYLPAGPTQERFVQLKPGSSARRIAADLHTAGIIRSQYAFLFWHYVQGHKNLKAGEYSFDHPAKVREVYDRIARGDIYVHLLVVPEGFNMFDIAAAIEDAGLGTRDDFLQVVRKDASLVQDLDPQAPNLEGYLFPDTYRFTRTQSLHDMAAAMVHRFRQAAKAAGLDEDFHTKVTMASIIEKETAVDAERAEVASVFNNRLSRHMALATDPTVIYAALLNDRYRGTIYRSDLNFDSPYNTYKYPGLPPGPICNPGKASLQAALYPARTRYLYFVSDNHGRHNFSSTPAEHAKNVAAYRKAVAQAINR from the coding sequence ATGTTCAAGTTCTTGTTCAGAGTCGTGGTCATTCTGGTCATCGTAGCGGCTGCGCTGCTGGCCTACGGCCTGTATTTGCCTGCCGGCCCGACGCAGGAGCGGTTCGTGCAACTGAAACCGGGCTCGTCGGCTCGGCGCATTGCCGCCGATCTCCACACCGCCGGCATTATTCGCAGCCAATACGCGTTTTTGTTCTGGCATTACGTCCAAGGCCACAAGAACCTGAAAGCGGGCGAATACTCTTTTGATCATCCAGCGAAAGTGCGGGAAGTTTATGACCGCATTGCCCGCGGAGACATTTACGTCCACCTGCTGGTAGTGCCGGAAGGCTTCAACATGTTTGACATCGCCGCGGCCATCGAGGACGCAGGGCTGGGCACGCGTGACGACTTCTTGCAAGTGGTCCGCAAGGATGCTTCCCTGGTGCAGGACCTGGATCCCCAGGCGCCGAACCTGGAAGGCTATCTGTTTCCCGACACGTATCGCTTTACCCGGACGCAATCGCTGCATGACATGGCCGCGGCCATGGTGCATCGTTTCCGCCAGGCGGCCAAAGCCGCTGGCTTGGACGAGGACTTCCACACCAAAGTGACCATGGCCAGCATCATCGAAAAAGAAACTGCCGTGGATGCCGAGCGGGCGGAGGTGGCCAGCGTTTTTAACAACCGCCTGTCGCGACACATGGCCCTGGCCACGGACCCCACGGTGATCTACGCTGCGCTGCTCAATGACCGCTATCGCGGGACGATTTACCGGTCTGATCTGAATTTTGATTCTCCCTACAACACTTACAAATATCCGGGCCTGCCTCCGGGGCCGATTTGCAATCCGGGAAAAGCGTCATTGCAGGCGGCGCTGTATCCGGCCAGGACCCGGTATCTGTATTTCGTGAGCGACAACCACGGGCGGCATAACTTCTCCAGTACCCCCGCGGAGCACGCCAAAAACGTGGCGGCTTATCGAAAAGCCGTTGCCCAGGCCATCAACCGCTAG
- a CDS encoding ABC transporter permease has protein sequence MIVANLAHRPIRSIISIFAVAIEVTLILLIVGLMLGILDDSKERQKGVGADVIVRPPGSANFAAFSSAPASVKYADLLLKQPHVTAVAPVVLQTTVSLSSIEVLNGIDLKSFESVGGPMRYLKGGPFQEPYDMIVDDIYAAGNKAHVGSTVSVLNHDFRVCGVIPHGRGSRRYVPISTMQALTGNENKASVFYVKLDDVKNDNAAVQQLKELLPQFNITSTREWMELMTADNIPGLSTVIKVVIGIAVVIGFMVIFQSMYTAVMERTREIGILKSLGASKFYVVRVILRETLLLAVAGVLLGFAVSALGRLGILHKFPTLRVLPITFSWALYSMLVAVGGAMLGALYPAFKAAQKDPIDALAYE, from the coding sequence ATGATTGTGGCCAACCTGGCCCATCGTCCCATTCGTTCCATCATCAGCATTTTTGCCGTGGCCATTGAGGTCACGCTGATCCTGCTCATCGTGGGCCTGATGCTGGGAATTCTGGATGACAGCAAAGAACGACAGAAAGGCGTGGGAGCCGACGTGATCGTGCGTCCGCCGGGCTCGGCGAATTTCGCCGCATTTTCCTCCGCGCCGGCATCGGTGAAATACGCTGACCTCTTGCTCAAACAGCCGCACGTCACGGCCGTGGCGCCGGTGGTGCTGCAGACCACGGTCAGCTTGAGCAGCATTGAAGTGTTGAACGGAATTGATCTCAAGTCGTTTGAGTCCGTGGGCGGGCCCATGCGCTACCTGAAGGGCGGGCCGTTCCAGGAACCCTACGACATGATCGTGGACGATATTTACGCCGCGGGAAACAAGGCGCACGTGGGCTCCACGGTGAGCGTGCTGAACCACGATTTCCGAGTGTGCGGCGTGATCCCGCACGGACGCGGAAGCCGCCGCTACGTCCCCATCAGCACCATGCAGGCCTTGACCGGCAATGAAAACAAAGCCAGCGTGTTCTACGTAAAGCTGGATGACGTGAAGAACGACAACGCCGCCGTGCAACAGCTCAAGGAACTGCTGCCGCAATTCAATATCACCTCCACGCGCGAATGGATGGAGCTGATGACCGCGGACAACATCCCCGGTCTTTCCACGGTGATCAAAGTGGTGATCGGGATTGCGGTGGTCATCGGGTTCATGGTGATCTTCCAGTCCATGTATACGGCGGTGATGGAGCGCACGCGGGAAATCGGAATCCTGAAGTCGCTGGGCGCGTCGAAATTTTATGTGGTGCGGGTAATCCTGCGCGAAACTCTGCTGCTGGCCGTGGCCGGCGTCCTTTTGGGCTTTGCCGTGAGCGCCCTGGGACGATTGGGCATTCTGCATAAGTTTCCCACCTTGCGCGTGCTGCCTATCACTTTCAGCTGGGCCTTGTACTCCATGCTGGTTGCCGTGGGCGGAGCCATGCTGGGCGCGTTGTACCCGGCCTTCAAAGCCGCACAAAAAGATCCCATTGACGCGCTGGCGTACGAATGA
- a CDS encoding energy transducer TonB: MRWRCPIPLTEEQIDEVRVPFSARDGELHLLIADLYQDDVGSYRRREAAWISGVVHVVVILLLLFLPKWIGDSVVVIPMQQKQNATFITLPEDQLKVKAPKTDIISDKNRIAQSRTPVPDREILKKLLDQRRPGPPKPAPAPAPAADATQQAPPQPAAVPVPAQPAPVENARLQAPIPERKPATPFAIKSPGSSVTQAIQSVANGHGPSTVDYGGGDYGPGQRPRADKRDEMEILSDTMGVDFGPYLRRLKVTVQSHWDPLIPEVALPPMMKKGSLIIEFAIMKDGSVQGLKLISSSGDAALDRAAWGAITSAVPFNPLPADFKGDFLKLRARFIYNPDRNDFD, translated from the coding sequence TTGCGCTGGCGGTGTCCTATTCCCCTGACCGAAGAACAGATTGACGAAGTCCGGGTGCCTTTTTCGGCGCGCGATGGTGAACTCCATCTGCTGATCGCCGACTTGTACCAGGATGACGTAGGTTCTTACCGCCGCCGCGAAGCCGCCTGGATCTCCGGCGTGGTCCACGTGGTGGTGATCCTGCTGCTCTTGTTTCTGCCCAAGTGGATTGGCGATTCGGTGGTGGTCATTCCCATGCAGCAGAAGCAGAACGCTACCTTCATCACTCTGCCGGAAGACCAGCTCAAGGTGAAAGCGCCCAAGACCGACATTATTTCCGATAAGAACCGCATCGCGCAGTCGCGCACGCCGGTGCCCGACCGGGAGATTCTGAAAAAGCTGCTCGACCAGCGCAGGCCGGGTCCGCCCAAACCGGCGCCCGCGCCTGCCCCCGCCGCGGACGCCACCCAGCAAGCTCCTCCGCAGCCCGCCGCCGTTCCCGTGCCGGCGCAACCTGCTCCGGTGGAGAACGCCCGGCTGCAAGCGCCCATTCCGGAGCGCAAGCCGGCGACGCCTTTTGCCATCAAGTCGCCAGGCTCGTCGGTGACGCAGGCCATCCAGTCCGTCGCCAACGGCCACGGGCCTTCCACGGTGGACTACGGCGGAGGCGACTACGGTCCCGGCCAGCGTCCCCGCGCTGACAAGCGCGATGAGATGGAAATCCTCAGTGACACCATGGGCGTGGACTTTGGCCCCTACCTGCGGCGCTTAAAGGTAACCGTGCAAAGCCACTGGGACCCGCTGATTCCGGAAGTAGCGTTGCCGCCGATGATGAAGAAAGGTTCGCTCATCATTGAGTTCGCCATTATGAAAGACGGCAGCGTGCAGGGTCTGAAGCTGATCAGTTCGTCCGGCGACGCGGCGCTGGACCGTGCCGCGTGGGGCGCGATTACCTCGGCCGTCCCGTTCAACCCGCTTCCCGCCGACTTCAAGGGCGACTTCCTCAAATTGCGCGCGCGCTTTATCTACAATCCTGACCGCAATGATTTTGATTAG
- a CDS encoding transcriptional regulator, translating to MEHASKYKFGEFEADVRAGELRRKGQRLKLQLQPFYVLVALLERPKDVVTREELRQRIWPEDTFVDFDHSLNTAVAKVRDALGDSAGSPRYVETIAKRGYRFLGEVEAVGEAGQAALATQAKPSPAAAVSVTAQVSSTQGRPAQPVSSLPRASRSTTRLLFTLAQVMYVVFYIAALFRWERLAQSAETAWRGAGTTAFVVYMVTALAGLAVRLYLITATAFDYHLLGEKYRRIFPALFVLDMIWALSPLLLKDRIGMGLALGACAALIYMPFAQRVLMKMMQPTS from the coding sequence ATGGAACACGCTTCAAAATACAAATTCGGCGAATTTGAAGCCGACGTCCGCGCGGGCGAGCTGCGTCGCAAGGGCCAGCGGCTGAAGCTCCAGTTGCAACCTTTCTATGTGCTGGTGGCGCTGCTGGAGCGGCCCAAGGACGTGGTCACGCGGGAAGAGCTGCGCCAGCGGATCTGGCCGGAAGACACTTTTGTGGACTTTGACCACAGCCTGAACACCGCGGTGGCCAAGGTGCGCGACGCGCTGGGCGATTCCGCCGGCAGTCCCAGGTACGTGGAGACCATCGCCAAACGCGGATATCGCTTTCTGGGCGAAGTGGAAGCAGTAGGCGAAGCGGGGCAAGCTGCGCTTGCGACGCAAGCAAAACCGTCGCCAGCCGCGGCGGTAAGTGTGACGGCGCAAGTCAGCTCGACGCAAGGACGCCCCGCGCAGCCGGTGTCTTCTCTTCCGCGCGCCAGCCGCAGCACCACCAGACTGCTGTTCACGTTGGCGCAGGTGATGTACGTGGTCTTCTATATTGCTGCGTTGTTCCGCTGGGAACGGCTGGCCCAGTCAGCGGAAACGGCGTGGCGCGGCGCGGGAACCACTGCGTTTGTGGTGTACATGGTCACCGCGCTCGCCGGACTGGCGGTGCGGCTCTACCTGATCACGGCAACGGCCTTTGACTACCACCTGCTGGGCGAAAAATACCGCAGAATTTTTCCCGCGTTGTTTGTACTGGACATGATCTGGGCGCTGTCACCGTTGCTGCTCAAGGACCGCATCGGAATGGGCCTGGCGCTGGGGGCGTGTGCAGCGCTCATCTATATGCCATTCGCGCAGCGAGTGCTGATGAAGATGATGCAGCCGACGAGCTGA
- a CDS encoding hemolysin III family protein, translating into MGQNGISKGTSRDTSGPPPAPGATAPNEIFSESVPVKDELWNALTHAIGVTLALAALAALVTLASLHGNARQMISYSIYGVSLVLLYAASTAYHGVRLPRAKQVLRILDHSAIYLLIAGTYTPFALISLRGAWGWSLLGIIWALAAAGVVFKVFFIGRFARTSVVIYLAMGWLALVAARQLFVHLPRNGLILLFAGGLCYSVGVLFFAYDYKRFHHAIWHLFVLAGSACHFFAVWVSTLKPA; encoded by the coding sequence ATGGGCCAAAACGGAATCTCGAAAGGTACATCACGCGATACTTCCGGTCCGCCGCCCGCCCCGGGAGCAACTGCTCCGAATGAGATATTTTCGGAATCCGTGCCCGTCAAAGACGAATTATGGAACGCCCTGACCCACGCCATCGGCGTGACCCTGGCGCTGGCCGCGTTGGCCGCGCTGGTGACGCTGGCCAGCCTGCACGGCAACGCGCGGCAGATGATTTCCTACAGCATCTATGGCGTGAGTCTGGTGCTGCTCTACGCCGCCTCTACCGCATACCACGGAGTCCGGTTGCCGCGGGCCAAACAGGTTCTGAGGATTCTGGACCACTCCGCCATCTATTTGCTGATCGCCGGCACGTACACGCCCTTTGCGCTCATCAGTCTGCGCGGCGCCTGGGGCTGGTCGTTGCTGGGCATCATTTGGGCGCTGGCGGCTGCCGGGGTGGTCTTCAAGGTCTTCTTTATTGGCCGCTTTGCCCGCACCTCAGTCGTCATCTATCTCGCCATGGGCTGGCTGGCGCTGGTCGCTGCCCGGCAGCTCTTTGTCCATCTGCCGCGGAATGGATTGATCCTTTTGTTCGCCGGCGGGCTGTGCTATTCGGTGGGAGTGCTGTTCTTTGCCTATGACTACAAGCGTTTCCATCACGCGATATGGCATTTGTTTGTCCTGGCCGGATCGGCCTGCCACTTCTTCGCCGTCTGGGTGTCTACGCTGAAGCCGGCATGA
- a CDS encoding mechanosensitive ion channel family protein: MLQFSQRLIFALLLTALLLPATTPAHAQATVNPPVDKGEDIIQFLNQTLLWYRQLGTQQQIASDPSDAIFINSSRRLGDQVVRLAFDFARARAQALAVRQGASSAAAPDPSVAASSSQYQRFADLAAKADQQVKQSKKELEALRAQLEKATPRQRRVLQATVDETQSEVEFHQARRDVMRSMMQVSSGSSSPGTGNLAAQIEELARAIPAAAAAPASDAASDANAASGNSDSPSVTGFGHSTPSGIVAVVSDIFSVRKKIRILDDNLQLTAELVKSARAMRAPLLAHNRELTQKGDQLSAQALPQDPKALAQQSKDLDALTAQYKQLSASLVPLGRQSILLDVYRRDASNWRAGLQSQYQSELKSLALRLAGLAVVLALVFVISELWRRATFRYITDTRRRNQFLVVRRIVLWIVVAIIVVMALASELGAITTFAGLLTAGIAVALQNVILAVAGYFFLVGKYGVRVGDRIQIGDVTGDVVEIGMVRLHLMEVSRGVAPRPTGRVVVFSNAVVFQAGVGMFKQIPGTSFRWHEVTLSVGNEGDYRHVEARMMEAVNKVFADYKDKIEAQRLSLERSLHSSISSFAPEGRLRLTPTGLEIVIRYPVETNSAVEIDDRVTRALLDALESEPKLRLLDSSGPAIKLEEHPA, encoded by the coding sequence ATGCTTCAATTTTCGCAACGTCTTATCTTCGCTCTTCTACTCACCGCGCTGTTGTTGCCGGCGACGACGCCCGCGCACGCGCAAGCCACCGTCAATCCTCCGGTGGACAAGGGCGAAGACATCATCCAGTTCCTGAACCAGACGCTGCTGTGGTACCGCCAGTTGGGAACGCAGCAGCAGATTGCCAGCGACCCCAGTGACGCCATCTTCATCAACAGCAGCCGGCGCCTCGGAGACCAGGTGGTCCGTCTGGCGTTTGATTTTGCCCGCGCGCGGGCCCAGGCCCTGGCCGTGCGGCAGGGCGCCAGCTCCGCAGCGGCGCCGGATCCGTCCGTGGCCGCATCGTCGTCGCAGTACCAACGCTTCGCCGACCTGGCCGCCAAAGCCGACCAGCAGGTCAAGCAGTCCAAGAAAGAATTGGAAGCCCTGCGAGCGCAACTGGAAAAAGCAACGCCCCGGCAGCGCCGCGTTCTGCAAGCCACCGTGGACGAAACCCAGAGCGAAGTGGAGTTCCACCAGGCGCGGCGCGACGTGATGCGCAGCATGATGCAAGTCTCCAGCGGTAGCAGCTCACCGGGCACGGGAAATCTGGCCGCGCAGATCGAAGAGTTGGCCCGCGCCATTCCCGCCGCGGCAGCGGCCCCCGCGAGCGACGCAGCGTCTGACGCTAACGCAGCTTCCGGCAATTCCGATTCGCCCAGCGTTACCGGATTCGGCCACAGCACGCCCTCCGGGATTGTCGCCGTTGTTTCGGACATATTTTCCGTGCGCAAGAAGATCCGCATCTTGGACGACAATCTCCAGTTGACTGCCGAGCTGGTGAAGTCGGCCCGCGCCATGCGCGCTCCGCTGTTGGCCCATAACCGCGAACTCACCCAGAAAGGCGATCAGCTCTCGGCGCAAGCCCTTCCCCAGGACCCCAAGGCGCTGGCACAGCAAAGCAAAGACCTGGACGCGCTCACCGCGCAGTACAAGCAGCTCTCCGCCAGCCTGGTGCCGCTCGGCCGGCAATCCATTTTGCTGGATGTTTACCGCCGCGACGCTTCCAACTGGCGCGCCGGGCTGCAAAGCCAGTACCAGTCCGAACTCAAGAGTCTGGCGCTGCGTCTGGCTGGGCTGGCCGTGGTGCTGGCGCTGGTGTTCGTAATCTCTGAGCTGTGGCGCCGGGCCACCTTCCGCTACATCACGGACACGCGCCGCCGCAATCAGTTTCTGGTGGTGCGCCGGATCGTGCTCTGGATTGTCGTGGCCATCATCGTCGTGATGGCCCTGGCCAGCGAGCTCGGAGCCATCACCACCTTCGCCGGATTGCTGACGGCCGGCATTGCCGTGGCCTTGCAGAACGTCATCCTGGCTGTGGCCGGATATTTTTTCCTGGTGGGAAAGTACGGCGTCCGCGTTGGCGACCGCATACAGATCGGCGACGTCACCGGCGACGTGGTGGAAATCGGCATGGTGCGCCTGCATCTCATGGAAGTCAGCCGCGGCGTGGCCCCGCGCCCCACCGGACGCGTCGTGGTCTTCTCCAACGCCGTGGTCTTTCAGGCCGGCGTGGGCATGTTCAAGCAGATCCCCGGCACCAGTTTCCGCTGGCATGAAGTCACGCTCTCCGTGGGCAATGAGGGCGACTACCGCCATGTGGAAGCGCGCATGATGGAAGCAGTGAACAAAGTCTTCGCCGACTACAAAGACAAAATCGAAGCGCAGCGCCTCAGCCTGGAGCGCTCGCTGCATAGCAGCATTTCTTCCTTCGCCCCGGAAGGCCGCCTGCGGCTTACTCCCACAGGACTGGAGATCGTGATTCGCTATCCCGTGGAAACCAACAGCGCAGTGGAGATTGACGACCGCGTGACGCGCGCGCTGCTCGACGCCCTGGAGAGCGAGCCCAAACTGCGTTTGCTGGACTCCTCCGGGCCCGCCATCAAGTTGGAAGAACACCCGGCGTAA